The Diospyros lotus cultivar Yz01 chromosome 15, ASM1463336v1, whole genome shotgun sequence genome has a window encoding:
- the LOC127792242 gene encoding uncharacterized protein LOC127792242, producing MLEDIFKLPNMKKTFERAVMVNSYIYTRSGLVNMLRRFTDKKELLRPAKTRFATAFITLGRMHSLKSNLRRMFTSEEWMTSKWVKEAGAKKVVEVILMPSFWNNVVFALKVADPLVRVLRLVDGEKKPAMGYIYEAMDRAKEAIANSFNGDEKMYAPIFQIIDNRWDVQLHRPLHAAGWYLNPEYFYKAEHIDPEIMNGLYECIRKLNPDIKVQDQIDVELSMYNNADGFFGNYMAIRKRAEKSPAEWWASYGMSTPTLQKFAIKILSLTCSSSGCERNWSVFENLHTKRRNRLDQLRLNDLVFVKYNRALRRRYQMRDTIDPIILTDIDESNEWLTGKLDEENDKDDETVFPDDIGDGLTWSNVAAAAGYRRGKENVVADALSRRDENAACQSITAMVPEWMKELEESYEKAK from the exons atgttggaagatattttcaagttgcctaatatgaagaagacatttgagagaGCTGTTATGGTGAATAGCTATATTTATACTCGTTCGGGTCTAGTAAACATGCTTAGAAGGTTTACTGacaagaaagagttgttgaggcctgcaaaaacacggtttgcaactgcctttatcactttgggcaggatgcatagtctgaaaagcaaccttagaaggatgtttacctccgaggagtggatgacaagcaagtgggtaaaagaagcgggggctaaaaaggttgtagaagtgattttgatgccttcattttggaacaatgttgtatttgctttaaaggtggctgatccattggtgcgtgtattgcgcttagtggatggtgagaagaagcctgctatgggatacatatatgaggccatggatagggccaaagaagcgattgctaactcttttaatggggaTGAAAAGATGTATGCACCCATTTTTCAGATTATTGATAATCGATGGGATGTTCAGCTTCATCGCCCCTTGCACGCAGCTGGTTGGTACTTGAACCCAGAATATTTCTACAAGGCTGAACATATAGATCCAGAGATCATGAATGgcttatatgaatgcattagaaagttaaatccaGATATAAAGGTTCAAGACCAAATTGATGTTGAGCTTTCGATGTATAACAATGCAGATGGGTTCTTTGGAAACTATATGGCTATTAGAAAGAGAGCTGAGAAATCAccag ctgaatggtgggcttcatatggaatgtcaacacccacgttgcaaaaatttgcaattaaaattcttagcttgacttgtagttcatctgggtgtgaacgtaattggagtgtgtttgaaaat cttcatactaaacggagaaacaggcttgatcaacttcgtttaaacgacttggtgtttgtgaaatacaatagagcattgaggcgtcgatatcaaatgcgtgataccattgaccctatcatattgactgacattgatgaaagcaatgaatggttgactggaaaacttgatgaggagaatgataaagatgatgaaactgtttttcCAGATGACATTGGGGATGGGTTGACATGGAGTAATGTTGCTGCAGCTGCAGGA TACAGAAGGGGTAAGGAGAATGTAGTGGCCGATGCCCTTTCAAGACGAGATGAGAATGCAGCCTGTCAATCTATTACAGCTATGGTGCCAGAGTGGATGAAGGAGTTGGAAGAAAGCTATGAAAAAGCTAAGTAG
- the LOC127791446 gene encoding diacylglycerol kinase 5-like codes for MADAPESDNLKKFYIPDYIFVPEFEDKNVQDTPECPVLVFINSKSGGQLGGDLLITYRSLLNKNQVFDLLEEAPDAVLRRVYLNLQKLKLGGDELAPKIEERLKIIVAGGDGTAGWLLSVVADLKLSQPPPIATAPLGTGNNLPFAFGWGKKNPGTDRESVITFLNQVREAKEMKIDSWHILMRMRAPTQGSCDPIAPLELPHSLHAVHRVSSEDTFNMEGYDTYRGGFWNYFSMGMDAQVSYAFHSERKLHPEKFKNQLANQRTYAKLGCTQGWFLPSLSHPSSRNIAQLAKVKIMKRHGEWEDLHISHSIRSIVCLNLPSFSGGLNPWGTPNAKKKRGRDLTPPYVDDGFLELVGFRDAWHGLVLFAPKGHGTRLAQAHRIRFEFHKGATEHTFMRIDGEPWKQPLPVDDETVVVELSHLGQVKILATHDCRSKSVHDPSSPNNHDSEEEDSSEENSAAEESRKFGAADTFRIPEDVDLSRLS; via the exons ATGGCTGATGCTCCAGAGTCTGACAacttaaagaaattttacatCCCTGATTATATATTTGTGCCTGAATTTGAAGATAAGAATGTCCAGGACACACCAGAATGCCCAGTGCTGGTGTTCATCAACTCCAAAAGTGGTGGTCAGCTGGGTGGGGATCTTCTTATCACATACCGGTCTCTTCTAAacaaaaatcag GTTTTTGATTTGCTGGAAGAGGCTCCAGACGCTGTGTTACGCAGAGTGTATCTTAATCTACAAAAACTCAAGCTTGGTGGTGATGAATTGGCTCCTAAGATTGAGGAGAGACTGAAAATCATT GTTGCAGGGGGGGATGGTACAGCTGGCTGGCTTCTTAGTGTTGTTGCCGATCTCAAACTATCTCAGCCACCACCAATTGCTACAGCACCCCTTGGGACTGGAAACAACCTGCCATTTGCTTTTGGTTGG GGAAAGAAGAATCCTGGGACAGATCGTGAATCCGTAATTACATTCTTGAACCAAGTAAGGGAAgccaaagaaatgaaaatagacAG CTGGCACATTCTCATGAGGATGAGAGCTCCAACACAAGGTTCCTGTGATCCGATTGCTCCACTTGAATTGCCACATTCTTTGCATGCTGTACACCGTGTTTCATCAGAAGATACATTCAATATG GAAGGCTATGACACCTATCGTGGGGGTTTCTGGAACTACTTTAGCATGG GTATGGATGCTCAAGTATCATATGCTTTTCATTCTGAGCGAAAGTTGCATccagaaaaattcaaaaaccaGTTGGCTAATCAG AGAACTTATGCTAAGCTTGGATGCACACAAGGATGGTTTTTGCCCTCTCTTTCCCATCCTtcttcaag GAATATAGCTCAACTTGCAAAGGTTAAGATCATGAAAAGACATGGTGAATGGGAAGATCTCCACATTTCTCACAG TATTAGGTCAATTGTATGCCTTAACTTGCCTAGCTTCTCCGGTGGGCTAAATCCGTGGGGAACACCAAATGCAAAGAAAAAACGCGGT AGAGATCTGACTCCCCCATATGTAGATGATGGCTTTCTAGAGCTTGTTGGTTTTAGAGATGCTTGGCACGGGCTTGTGTTGTTTGCTCCAAAAGGACATGGGACTCGTCTTGCACAG GCGCACCGAATACGTTTTGAATTTCACAAGGGTGCAACGGAGCACACATTCATGAGGATCGACGGGGAGCCCTGGAAGCAACCCCTTCCAGTTGACGATGAGACGGTTGTGGTTGAATTATCGCATCTAGGGCAGGTGAAGATTCTGGCAACACATGACTGCAGATCCAAAAGTGTACATGATCCATCAAGTCCTAACAATCATGATTCCGAAGAAGAGGATAGTAGTGAAGAAAACTCTGCTGCCGAAGAGTCGAGGAAGTTTGGTGCAGCTGATACATTCCGTATTCCTGAAGATGTTGACCTCTCTCGCCTGAGTTAA
- the LOC127791662 gene encoding uncharacterized protein LOC127791662: MADGTRMKQMETQLQQTTTAIAEIQNRVASLELSIGAGVDSRIDQAMERWRMESREQNTLFREQMMEQMQMIVRMFTQQQPLRLSPEFPPRDRTEPIFPGVGVEPRPGGASEFEFDTDTMGENVRERRPGLTAHRHHPNYPTLKLEIPLFEGENPRWWSRRCKRVFSLYQIPEQQKVTMASAYLNDTGDAWYQGWLAVKEGSPWSVFVEDLCVRFRDKCMRDIIEEFNKLKQEGTIQVYQQKFEELRSLMMIHNPQLSKEYYVSSFISGLGDEIRPMVKMMQLHSVKQAAESARLQEMIVDAMTKKQRNSAKGVITGGWQAGNRLPPREGGFQGRGVLALPANNSASAQGGSLMEQRRVAGLCYKCGDKYFVGHKCKRQLLLLEGEDEDKEEEEELSENEKEDQGEISLHALKGVNHSKVIKVEGKVNSNPIMVLITHSFLDEAVARKLGCKVSPSLPLSIIVANGSKVLSQSACRDFHWEMNGEKFSTDLRLLKLGGCDVVLGVDWMKGVSPISFDFNKMEVTFEKDGSKKILTSKPEVGVCKIISGKRLQRILKSKLSQVAHLFSIHTMGVTLGEEGEELQRARTLSSTTHSPWQVHELDSLNILLIDYKDLFSELSSLPPERPYDHAINLKPNTEPVNLRAYRYPPRQKTEIEKLITDMLKKSIIQTSHSPFASPVLLVKKKMGYGGFVLTTVNLML; the protein is encoded by the coding sequence ATGGCAGACGGGACAagaatgaagcagatggaaACGCAGCTACAACAGACGACGACAGCCATAGCGGAGATACAGAACCGAGTGGCATCACTGGAACTATCGATTGGAGCGGGAGTCGATTCCAGAATCGACCAGGCAATGGAACGTTGGAGGATGGAGAGTCGTGAGCAGAACACTCTCTTTCGGGAGCAAATGATGGAACAAATGCAAATGATCGTGCGAATGTTCACTCAACAGCAGCCATTGAGGCTATCTCCTGAATTTCCTCCGCGAGACCGGACGGAGCCCATATTTCCAGGAGTAGGGGTAGAACCTCGACCAGGAGGAGCGTCGGAGTTCGAGTTCGATACGGACACAATGGGAGAAAATGTAAGGGAACGGAGACCGGGACTAACAGCCCATCGACACCATCCGAACTACCCCACACTGAAGCTTGAGATTCCTTTATTTGAAGGAGAGAATCCGAGGTGGTGGTCGAGAAGGTGCAAACGAGTATTCTCCCTATACCAAATTCCAGAACAGCAAAAAGTCACCATGGCTTCAGCTTACCTGAATGATACGGGGgatgcttggtatcaagggtggcTCGCGGTCAAGGAAGGGAGCCCTTGGAGTGTGTTCGTAGAAGATTTGTGTGTAAGGTTCAGAGATAAGTGCATGCGGGACATTATCGAAGAGtttaacaaactcaaacaagaaggaaCGATACAGGTATATCAGCAAAAGTTCGAGGAGCTTAGATCGCTGATGATGATACATAATCCTCAGCTTTCCAAGGAGTATTACGTCTCGAGCTTCATCAGTGGTCTAGGGGATGAAATTAGacccatggtgaagatgatgcaacTGCACTCAGTGAAACAGGCAGCCGAGAGTGCAAGGTTACAGGAGATGATCGTTGATGCCATGACCAAGAAACAAAGGAATTCGGCGAAAGGGGTGATCACGGGAGGTTGGCAAGCTGGAAATAGGTTGCCACCCAGAGAAGGTGGGTTCCAAGGAAGAGGTGTATTGGCTCTACCGGCCAATAACTCCGCTTCCGCCCAAGGAGGAAGTCTGATGGAGCAGAGGCGCGTAGCTGGCCTATGCTACAAATGTGGAGACAAATATTTCGTAGGCCACAAGTGCAAGAGGCAACTACTGTTGTTGGAAGGGGAAGACGAGgacaaggaggaagaagaagaactttcGGAAAATGAGAAGGAGGACCAAGGAGAGATTTCGCTGCATGCCTTGAAGGGGGTTAACCATAGTAAGGTTATCAAAGTTGAAGGAAAGGTCAATAGCAATCCGATTATGGTCCTCATCACTcacagcttcttggatgaagctGTGGCAAGAAAATTGGGATGTAAGGTCAGTCCTTCACTGCCATTGTCAATCATAGTAGCGAACGGCAGCAAGGTGTTGAGCCAGTCCGCCTGTAGGGATTTCCATTGGGAGATGAATGGAGAAAAATTTTCAACTGATTTGAGGTTGCTCAAGCTAGGAGGCTGTGATGTAGTGctaggggtggattggatgaagggagtcAGTCCAATCAGTTTcgatttcaacaaaatggaagtgACTTTCGAGAAAGATGGCAGCAAGAAGATTCTAACGAGCAAACCAGAGGTGGGAGTATGCAAAATTATCTCGGGTAAGAGGTTACAAAGGATACTCAAGAGCAAGTTATCACAGGTGGCTCATCTATTTTCTATCCATACCATGGGTGTTACCCTCGGGGAGGAAGGAGAGGAACTTCAGCGGGCGCGCACACTGAGCAGCACCACCCATAGTCCATGGCAGGTACATGAACTTGACTCCCTTAACATACTGTTAATTGATTATAAGGACCTCTTTTCTGAACTAAGTTCCTTACCTCCCGAGCGACCCTATGACCATGCCATTAATCTGAAGCCAAATACTGAACCAGTAAACCTAAGAGCATATCGTTACCCACCCAGACAAAAGACTGAGATAGAAAAACTCATAACAGATATGCTAAAGAAGTCCATTATCCAAACCAGCCATAGCCCATTTGCATCACCTGTATTGCTTGTTAAAAAAAAGATGGGttatggaggttttgtgttgactaccgtCAACTTAATGCTATGa